DNA sequence from the Bacillus pumilus genome:
GAAGATTTGAAGACGGAAGCTGTCGCTAGTTGAGTGACATGAATAGAGCCAGAGGTCGCATTTGTTGACCCAGTTGCTGTGACAGCAGATTCATTAGAGCTTGTCACCTTTTTTGCGCCATATGTACTTGGACGCGTTAAGTTTAAACTGTTGATCAAATCATCTAATTCTTTGATTTTCGAGTTAACCTCGCGATAGCTGTCTCTTTGCCATTCAAGTGTTTGTTTCTGGCGTGTCATTTTATCAAGTGGTGCTTGCTCAGTTTTCATGAGTTTTGATACGATTTCATCAATATCAAACACATTTGAAAATCCAGTAATTCGATTGACCATTTTTTATGTTCTCCCTTCACTTACATTCTTTTATCTACAAATAAACCGACAATTTCTGTCATTGCCGCATAGAAATCAAGCCATTCCTTGGAAGGAATTTCTCTAATGACTTCTTCTGTTTGGTTATCTACGACTTTGACATAATATTCATTGAGTTTTTCATGTAATTCAAATTGCAGATGAAATTGAGTGGGTTCAATCAGCTTGTTTGCGCCTTGAAGCGTTTTTTCAATTTCTTCTTTTGAAACGACCTTGCCATTTGCTTGTAAATCAGAGTTTGCATTGTCATTCTGGTTATTAGAAACACGGGTTTGAAATGCATCGATAATTGGCTCTAGCGATGTCAACTTACCAACAGACATAGTTATTCAGCTCCTGTGCTTTAATCTACCTTTTATATCGGCTTGGAATTTTCAAATTAAATATAGATGGACCGATTTGTTAAAGTTTCATATAGATGGTGAACATCCACACAGAAACGTGGAGAAGGATAGCTGAATCAGATAAAAAAATCCTCACTTTTTTTGTGAGGATAATTGAGAGAGGAGATCTACGGATAAACTCGCAGCACGACTGTTCTCTTCTTGAATAGACAGGTACACTTCTTTCCTGTGAATATCAATGTGCTTAGGAGCTTCAATCCCGATTTTCACTTGATCGCCTTCGATCGAAATAATCTTGACTTCAATATCATCGCCAATTTGAATCGACTGGTTTAATTTACGCGAGAGAACTAACATGAGGATGCCACCTCTAACAAATGTTTTGTATGATAGGATGAATCATGCAAAATCACCTGCTTGGCTTTCATGTTTTTCCGGTTCACAATAATAGGCGCTCTTAAATTGGCTGTCGTTTTTTCAATAGAAGATTCCATTGTTAAGATCACCATGACTTCCACATCATTGGCATCTTCTACTTCTAGAATATCTACGACCGTTTCGTCTAGATCGAATTCATATTGATTGAAGAATAAAAACGGACTGCTGACAATAAAGCCTAACTCTGCGTTTTTCAATGATTGAAGAACTAAAAATGGAGACTCTTCTGATAAAGGTAAAATGACAAACTGTTTTTGATCCAGAAATCCTGGTATTCCATTAGAGAAGTTGATGATTTGCTCCTTTTTGATTGTCACTTCACCATGGTATTTTGTTTGAATGATCATAATTCACGACCTTTTTCATTTTTCTTAACTATACCTTATCACCATTTTGGCCCGTTTCGTCAACTTCTATTTTTAAATCTGGGTATTGTAACATATCAATATTGACCTTACCTGGCTGGTAGTTAACGATTGGTTTATGAGGCGTTGCCTCTATAATAGCTTTTTGAGGCTCCACTTCAATTTGAAGCTCAGATGGCTGATAGTGAATTTTCACACTAAAGAATGAAGGGATCACACCAATATTGAATTGTTTGGCTGGAGGAGTGCCATTGATTTTGGCAAACTCGGCAATTGCATTCCCACCATTCTCGATCTTGATGAGTTCACTGCCTTCTTCCGCTCTTCGGCCCATTCCCTCTCCAACAGCACGTTTCCCCTCAGCTGCCCATTCTTCAGAACGCCTAAAAATTGACTTGATATCCATATCGGCAAATGCTTCGGTTTGATCTATTGTTAACTTTGACGGTGTCCTTGTCATATTCATGACGGCTCTGGGCTGCTGAATCTCAAGGTCTGCTCTTGGCTGCTCTACTTCTTGCCGAGAAGGAGTTGTCGACATTTGCAGCTTTGCATAGGTTTGTTGCATTAACAATCTAGGGATTTGCATATAGGTTCACCTCCATGATGCAAAAAAGCACCCAACGGATGCTTTTTATTATCTTAAGAAATCGACAAGGGATGGCTGAATAACTTTAGCCGTCGTTGCTAAAGCAGCTCTATTCACAGTCTCTTGTTGAAGAAGATCAATAATTGCTTTTTCACTTTCTACATCTTCATTATCTGATTTGGCATTTTTCAGTACTTCGAATTGTGAAGTCAAGCGACTGCCTACTAAGTCAACACGATTTGAACGGGCTCCTAAGTCCGAGCGCTCAGCACTCATCACTTCTTTAAACTGATCGATACTTCCTAACGCATCATCAGAATTTGCGAACGTTCCATTTTTCAATGAGTTTTCTAAATCCGTCAGCATTTCAATGACATTTTGACCGCTGGCAGTCTGTCCACCAAACGCTGAAATTGGATTTGAGTTCACATTTAAAGTGATACCATCAGAAATGTTCGACTTAACAGAATTTGCATCTGTATAGTTTTCAAAGTTAAACGTAAACGTACCATCTGCGTTCTCAACAACTGGTTTGACATTTGTATTTGTTCCATTAAATACGAACTTACCTAACATCTGAGTGTTCATCGCGTCAATGATTTGTTTCTTCATCTGACCAATTTCCACGCCGACAGCTGCTAAATCTTCTGGCTGCTTTGTTCCATTAGCCGCATCAAGCACTTTATCTCGTACATTTGACATAATATCAATGATTTCAGTGACACTTGTTTCAGATGTATCAATCCAGTTCTGTGCTTCATTTAAGTTTTTTTGATATTGATCATTTCGAAACATTGCTGTGCTATATTGAAGGCTTTTTACTGCTGCAACGGGATCATCAGACGTTTTTGTGAAACGTCTCCCTGTTTGTGCTTGCTCATTTATTTTAGAAAGTTTTTCATAACTTTTACTAATATTACGAAGTGAGTTTTGAGAAATCATACCTTGTGTGACTCGCATCAGTTATACCTACCTTCCTACGACACCCATGCCGTTTATTACTTTATCCAATATTTCATCTTGTAATGTCACAACTCTCGCAGCTGCATTATATGCATGCTGAAATTGGATCATATTCGTCATTTCTTCATCAATGGAAACAGCACTCGTTGACATTCTACGCTCATTGGCTGAATTGACAAGAGCGGCTGAACTGCTTTCTAGCGTTATGTTCTTTTTCCCTTGAATCCCCATCTCAGCAATGACATTTTGGTAGTAATCCTGGATCGTCGTTGTATTGCCGCCGATTGGTACCTTTAAGTCTTGAATACCAGCTAATTTCGTAGCATTCGAACCGTCACCTTTTGTTTGATTGAGAGATGCTGCAATATTATCTGTTGATGCTAAAATAACATCACTCACTTTGATACGAGCAGCTAAACCTTTATTCAGATCATTATTATTCTCGATATCAAAAAAGTCTTGTCCACTTGTGCCATTTAATGTGTAACCCTGCTTATGCACATCATTAAATGTATCCATGAAGACTTGTGCTACTTCATCAAGCTCTGCAAGCATGTCTGGATACATGCCTTTTTCAGCACCATTTGACATGTAGCCATAAGCCTCAACAAGTGCTTTTACTTTACCATTCACTTGAAGCTGATCTGCTGCAATGGTTGTTGTTCCGAATTGAAGTGAGTTAACAAGTCCCGTTGTATTATCATAGGAGATTTGCAGTTCAGATTTTTCGTTCGTAATGCCATTCAAAATCGTTCCAGCAGATTGTCCATTTGCACCGATAATGTCGATGTTGACAGTTCCTTCTGCAATTTTGAGTGCATTCCCGCCAGATGGATTGTAGCTCACTTTAATATCAACAAGTGAAGATAATTGATCTACCAACGCATCACGCGTATCATATAGATCATTTGGAAGATATCCGTTTGGCTCAACTGCTGCAATCTGTTTGTTCACTTCATCTATTTGAGATAAAATCGTGTTCACATTTTTGGCTGTTGAATCGAGTTCTGTTTTTAAATTCTTTTGTATCGTTGTTAAAGAAGAATTAAGTAGACGGAATTGATCTACTAAAGCCTGTGCACTTGTTTTAACAACTGTACGCGCAGACGCTGTATCAGCATTTTTGGTTTCGGATAGGACCTGCAATGATTTCCAAAGGTTATCAAAAGCTCTGTTTAAGCCTTCATCCGTCAAATCATTCATGACTCCCTCCATTTGCGAAAGGGCATCAGATTTTGTTGAGTAGTAGGACAAGTTATTGTTATGATCTCTGAATTGCAGATCTAAAAAGCTGTCTCGAATTCTTTCAACGGTTCCAACTTGAACTCCTGTCCCCATTTGGCCATACGTCTTGCCGTCATAAACTGAAATGACTGGATAAGGATTATCTGCTTTAAAGGTAACTCTTTGTCTTGAGTAGCCATCTGTATTTGCATTGGAGACGTTGTTTGATGTGACATAAAGCCCTGCACGCTGGGCTGTGATTCCTCTTTTTGCCGTTTCTAGTCCCATGAATGTAGAACCCATTGGTATCCTCCTTGTTTACGCCTTTGAATCAAACAAAGCCCTCTGCTGTTTAGGCTTTGAACTCTCAAGACCATTTTGTCCGTAATTCATATTTTCTTTATTAGGGTTAACGAGATCGAATGTCAGTGAAATAAATTGAAGCGACTGCTGAATGAGCTGTTTGTTCAGTTCATTTACATCTTTCAGTTCCACCATGATGTCATTTAATTTGTCATATAACGAAATGAGCTCTTCTTGATCCGAACCTTCAGCCTTTTCGATACACGCGGTGATGGTTGGCGGTTCATCATTTTGTAAAAATTGAACTGTCGCTTCAATTCTTTTTTCTTCTAATTGAGAAATGGCCTGAATATATTTTTGCTCTAAATTCAGAACCTCTGAAAGAGCATCAATCTCATTACTTTTCAGCATTTCTGTTTTATCTTTCGACAGCTTCAAAAGCTGTTCATGCAATCCATAGAGACGATGCAGCTCTTCAATGATTATTTTAACTGACATTCACGCTACTCCCTTTTGTTATTGTTGTTTATAAAAATTCAGCATTTTATCAGCAATGCCCTTTGTATCTACTTGATATGTTCCGGCTTCAATGCTTTTTTTAATTTGGTCTATTTTATCTTGGCGTTCTTTCATGATATTCGGCACCTTTTGCATTTCGATTGCCTTTTTAGAAATTTCGACTTTATCAGTTGATTTTGCTTGATTTGATTGCAACGTTTGTTTCTCATATGTTTTCTTGTAAGGATTTACTGGTTGTGTTCCATATCGATTAATTTTCACGGGATTCCTCTCGCTTTCCGTTACAGTCTGTCTTGATTCTATCCATTTTATCGACCAAACTGCAACTTAGTTTAGGGAATCAATCGTTTTTAGGATTAATGGCATAATAGGTGTCTTTTTTCCTAGATTCAATCTCCCTTTTACGCTCTTCTTCTTGGTTCATTTGACTCATTTGCGACTGAATGTCCTGTTCACATTGACTGCACAGCTTGTTTTTTCTGATCGGTTGGCCACATCTTTCACAAGGATAGTTGATATTCGGAAATTGGCTAATTTGAAGTCTTTTCAAACGGATAAATTTTAAGATTAATTCTTCATCAACTTCTGTTGCATCTACTATTTCAGCAATGGTTGATTGTCTATTACTTTGCTTTCGCAAGAATTTATAAACGATATCAAAAGAACGTTCTTCTTCTTCAAAGCATTTGTTACAAACCGTTTGGATGGTCGTTTTTAAAAACAGCTGATTACATTGCGGGCAGTTTGCCAATTGATTCATAACCAAAACCCCTTACGTTATTTTCTCTTCTTATTATCGGTTAATTATCCTGAATTTTAACTACGGATCAACGTAAAAGAGGAAACACTTTTGGCACCTGCTTCTTTTAAAATTCTCGCCGCATCATAAATGGTGGCCCCTGTTGTATAAATGTCGTCAATTAAGATAACTTCCCTTTGAACGATCGCATCTGTCTGCGTGATTTGAAACATTCCTTTTTGATCTAAACGTTCATTTTTCTTTTTCTTGGACTGTTTGCTTTGATGTATTTTTACAAGTGGCTGAAGGATCGGCTCACCAATCAAGGAAGCAAGTATGACGGACTGATTAAACCCTCTTTCCTTTAGTCTTTCTTTACTTAAAGGAATCGGGATCAGGACAGGTTCTTTCATTGAAAAAGAGCGCTTAAATACTGCTCGGACATCTTGTTTAAAAAGCTCAGCTAAAGCTGTATCACCTCGAAATTTAAAGCGGGAAAGGACATCTTTCATCAAATCGTTGTAAGCATAGACAGACCTATTTTTCACAAGTACTGTAGTAGAATCAGGGCGTTCTTTCCACATGGAACAGTCTTGACATAATTGATCGTTCGACTGTGCTCTCCCGCAGGCTGGACAAATCGGGCGTTGAATTTTTTCTAGGTGATGCTTACATGCTATACATAGACGATCATCATTTAATAGAAGTAATGATTTCCATGTAAAAGAAGCGACAAAATGTCCCTCACAAATGAGGCAGATCAATTGTTATCCTTATTTATCGACAGACGATTTTCGCATCTTGGAAATGTGGAGACCTTTGAAGCGGCTTCTGTCAGAATGACCAGCATGGCCGTATTTTTCTGTTTGTCCACCATCTCAGATTTACTGTAAGATATTTTATTGATATCTGTTATATACTGAGGCTTCACTTGATTTAGTGAAATCGCTAATACATCTTCTATACACTTTTCACAGTGACAAATCATGTTTAATTGGTTGAGATATTGATAGAGGATTTCCTTGAGTAGTGTTTCTTTTGCATTGAGTAGCATATTTGTCTCTCCTGCCATTTGTGTATTGTGAATATAACTGTACCATGAAATTTAGTTGAACCTACATTATTTTTCGGAGAACTCTTTTTCAGCTGTATCATTCATTTTTACAATATGCTTCTTTGCTTGTTTCATACTTCTCGTTAAACCAAAATGAAAAAAGAAAACATCTCCTTTAAAAAAATCGGGATGTCTACCTGCTCTACCAGAAATCTGAACAAGTGCACTTTCTGTAAAGATAGTAGATTCTGCACCTAGTACCCCCACTTGCACATTTGAAATGGTTACACCTCTTTCTAGAATTGTGGTTGTAACTAGTACATCGTATTTGTAATCTCTGAATTGCTGGACCTTTTGTTTCCTATCTGGATCATCAGCAGACACCCCTTCTACATTTAAGTGGTGCTTTCTAAGAACCTTCGTTACCTTCTTCATAGTAGAAATAGAAGGAACAAAAAGTAAAACCCTTCTCTTTTTTGTAATATGTTTCTGCATCAAATTCATTACTTTAGGTGGGAGCTGATTCTTTTTTAATTTCTTCTTCCAATGTCCAATCCATTGAAAGGATGGGACCGGTAAAGGTTGTTGGTGAAAGCGCAGAGGAATTTTTATGGCTTCTAGTTGTCCACGAGATACATCTCTTATCATTTTCTTAGACGGCGTCGCACTTAAATAAACCCTAACCCCTTTCTTTCTCATTGCCTTTAAAACAGCAAATTGGAGACGTTCATCGATTGAATAAGGGAAGGCGTCGACTTCATCTATAATGAGCACATCAAATGCATGTTTATATCTCATCAACTGGTGAGTTGTAGCGATTACTAACGGTGCTATTTGGAACCTTTGAGGACTTCCTCCATAAAGAACAGCTATTTTCATTCCTTGAAAAGCTTTTTTAAGCCGCGGCTCTAGTTCAAGGACAACATCGGTTCTAGGTGTCGCAATGCAGACACTCATTCCTTGATGTAAGGCATATTCTATTCCATGAAAAAGCACCTCTGTTTTCCCTGCCCCGCAAACTGCCCAGATGAGTAGATCAGATTTGTTTTTTATCGCTTCGATCAATTTCTCTGACGCTCTTTTTTGTCCTTTAGACAGGTTTCCCTGCCATGTTAATTCCGAGTGACATGCTTCTTCCATTTGTGGACCCGTCCATTCATAAAGAAAGCCACATTCCGTTGTTTTCCCCATCATGATGCATGATCTACAATACACACAATCTTTTTGACACTTGTCACACGAAGAGTGGGCAAAGTACCGATTTTTTGATACACCACATCTGCAGCAAATAAGACCATTTGCTTTCCTCTCAATAGCAGGTGTTCGGATAACTAACCCTTTCTCCTCCAGCCAATCCAAATCAGACTGTGAGCATCTTGTTTCAGCAGTAAGCAGGTGGCGTGACTGCAGGTGTTGCCCTAGTTCCATTGCTTTGTCCATGTTCAATTTCAACAAACACCTTTCAACTGATGTTTGCCTATTATGCGCAAAGACATGACCTTTCGTCCAACAGCTAAAAAAGAAAAACAAAACCCCTTTTCTAAGAGAAAAGAGGTTTTTAGGATTTATCTAATCAGCCAGCCAAGAGCTAAAGAGCCTTCGCCTAGATGAGTGCCGATTACGGCACCAAAATAACTTTTATAAAATTCAACATGAGGATATTTTTCTGATAAGTGCGCAATTAAATCGTCTACTTCTTCTTCTCTATTACCATGTATCACGGTTGCTCTCATCGGGACACCACGCGATGCATCTTCATCAAATAGTTCAAACATACGTGAAATGGCTTTTTTCCGTGTACGAATCTTCTCAAAAGGGACAATTAGCTTGTTGTCAAAATGCAGTATAGGCTTTACCTTTAAGAGGCTCCCAATAAAAGCCTGAGCACCATTTAATCTGCCGCCTCTTTGTAAATGAGTTAAATCGTCTACCATAAAATAAGCTCTCTGATTCTCTTTCAGGTAATTGAGATGGGCTAACACTTCTTCTGGAGAAGCACCAGCTTGGATTTTCTCAGCAGCTTCTATCACATAAAAACCTTGTGCCATACAGCTAGTTTCTGTATCAAACGGATAAATGTCAATTCCGTCAACTAGGTCATTTGCTGAGGCTGCACTATTATATGTTCCACTAATTCCGCTAGAAAGGTGAATACTAATCACGGCATCATATGTTTCACTTAGTTTTTCATATAATTCTATTAGTTCACCGAAAGCAGGCTGAGAGGTGGTTGGAAGGTCTTTATGCTTTTTGACTTCTTCATAATATGTCTTCCAATCCATTTCTATTTCTTCACGGTATGATTCATTGCCAAAGATGACATTCAGAGGGATCATATGAATATGATGTTTATCACGCAGCTCTTGTGGTATATAAGCAGTACTGTCTGTTACAACGGCTATTTTCATTCTTAAATACCTTCCTTATCCGTTAAGTTGCTCTTTTTTATTTTCAAAGAATGATCATTGTTATTCATTAGATTTATAATAGTAATCAAAAAAGCCTGCCTAATCAATAGGCAAGCCCGTTATATCCGAAAAAGACTCCTTATCTACCTATCATTTCTCTCAAATTAACATGTGAGAGAATCAAAAACAGGCGAAAAAGGAGTACTTGTCCGGAATATTATCTCATTTCTACCCAGCCGTTCTTAATTGCTACAACAACAGCTTGTGTACGGTCGTTTACATTCATTTTTTGTAAAATGTTACTCACGTGGTTTTTGACTGTTTTCTCACTAATAAAGAGCGACTCACCAATTCCTCTATTGCTCTTTCCGTCAGCTAACATTTGAAGTACTTCGCACTCACGTCTCGTTAAGATATGAAGTGGTCTGCGAATTTCAGGATATACTTCATGCTGTGGATGTGCTGAAACGCCACTAGTCGCTAGGCGTCGGAATTCATTTACTAAGTTATGAGTAACTTTCGGATGTAAATAAGATCCTCCGTCAGCTACGACTTTCACTGCTTCAATGAGCGTGTCTGCATCCATTTCTTTTAACAGGTAGCCTCTTGCTCCTGTTTTCAATGCATGTGTCACATAGTTTTCATCATCATGAATAGATAGAATAATGACTTTTGATTCGGGATAAAGCTCAACTAGCTGCTTTGTAGCCTCTACACCATTTACATTCGGCATATTAATGTCCATAATGACAACATCCGGATGATAGTGTTCTACGATACGTGCAGCTTCGTCTCCGTCGTCTCCTTCTGCAACTACTTCAAAAGTAGGTTCAAAATCTAAAATCCGTTTGACACCTTCACGGAATAATTGGTGATCATCAATAATTACAATATTTACTTTAGTCACAAGCTACGCCTCCCCATGTTTATTGTTCTACACCTGAACTTTATGGTCAATATGTCTTTTGTCTCTATTTTACAATTTTATTTTGCAATGTTAATGGCACGCGAATCATGATGAATGTCCCTAGACCTATTTTTGAGTCTATGGTCATTTTACCTTCAAGTAAGTCTACGCGTTCTTTCATGCCAAGTAAACCGAAGGATTTGTTTTTGTTTGTTTTCACATCTTTCATATCAAAGCCTTTTCCATCGTCTTTGATAATTAACGTGACAAAGTCTTTCGTGACTTCTACTTTTACAGAGATTTCTTCAGCTTCGGAATGCTTCAGTGAATTTGTGACAGCTTCTTGAGCTAGTCTAAACAGTGCCACTTCAAATTGAGAAGCAATTCTTTCGCTTTCTGTATCCCCTAGGCATTGGAACGTGATCTTGGTTTTTCCATCATACTCTTCGATTGTGTTTAAATATTTTCTTAGCGTCGGAATGAGACCCAAATCATCTAAAGCCATTGGTCTTAAATCATAAATGATTCTTCTCACTTCGTACAGAGCATTTCGCACATTCTGTCTGAGACTTCTAATTTCTTTAAAGCCTTCTTCTGTCCCACGGTCTCTGAAAATACGTTCAATTAATTCGGAACGCATCATTACGTTTGCCAGCATTTGGGCCGGACCGTCGTGAATTTCACGGGATACCCTTTTGCGTTCTTCTTCTTGGGCTTCAATAATTCTAAGTCCAAAATCTTGTTTTGCTTGAGCATCTTCAAGTAACACGCCAACTTGACGTAAGTCCTGATTGAGATAGTTGAGAACAACTGTGATCTGACTCACAAGCGTTTCAGAGCGTTCAATGACGTCTTGTAGGCTTAACAATCGTCTTTCCAGATCGTCTCTTCTTTCTCTCAGCTGCTTTTCGCGCTGCTGGATCATAGTGAGTTCCACTTGCAGATTATGTGCTTTTTCGTAGGCCTCCCGTATTTCTTCTTCGCTAAATTTGTTGAAGTTTCTGCTGACCTCAGATAAGCGATTTCTAGCATGTCTCGTATGGACTTCTAGTTTATCCCCAAAATCAATTACTTCGTTTACTTGTTGCTTGATTTGCTTCAGCTCTTCTACAAGGCTTTCATATTGTTGACGGGACTGTTCGCCTATCCTAAATACTTCGTCCTTGCTGCCATCAACTGTACTTAGCATTTTCATGATGATTGAATCCAATAATTTCGGATCCATTTTAGGTGTTGTCATGGCTTTTCCCTCCCGTAACAGTGATGTCATCTTTTTTTATTATAAATGTCATTGATCTGCATTTTATGTCGAATTATAATGAAAGAATGCGTATAAATCATGAAGTTTTTATGACGACCCTTTTTCTACCCCTATCATCATAACAAAATACGCTGTAAAATTCTAAAATCAATGCAAATTTTCTCTAGTCTTACAATTTGCTTTTCAGGAGGGTATGTCTTTTGCTGCATCGCTATCTTACAGTAAAAAGTCGTGGCGAGCATGAGATCGTCATTGAAAAATCACGTTTTATTTGTCATATACAGCGTGCTGTCTCAGAAGAAGAAGCACAAGCATTTATACAATCCATTAAAAAACAACATTGGAATGCCACACATAATTGTTCTGCCTATCTCATTGGAGAACATGACCTGATTCAAAAAGCGAATGATGATGGTGAACCAAGTGGTACAGCAGGTGTGCCAATGCTTGAAGTGTTAAAAAAACGGAAGCTGAAAGATACAGTCGTAGTAGTCACTCGTTATTTCGGCGGTATTAAGCTAGGCGCCGGTGGTTTGATTCGTGCCTACGGAAAATCTGTATCAGAAGCCATCAACCATGTTGGGATGGTAGAGCGCTGTTTAATGCGTACGATGCACACAACAATAGATTATACATGGCTTGGAAAGGTAGAGAATGAGCTTAGAGCCTCATCTTTTCAGCTAAAAGAAATTCATTATGCAGAAGATGTTATTTTTGAGACGTATGTAGAAGAAACACAAACAGAGCAGTTCATTGAATGGATGACTGAGCTGACAAATGGAAAGAGTGTTACAAAAGAAGGCGAACTGATTTATTTAGAAAAGGACATTGGTCCGATAAAGGAGACAGATGAATGGCACAACGAGTAAAAGTGCGTGTACGAAAGAAAAAGAGTAAGAAGAAGAAAATTTTCAAACGTATCCTGGTTTTATTTTTGCTTCTTATCATCTGCATGGGCGGATTTGCAGTCTATAAAATAGTCAATACACTTCAAGCCGCTGACAAAACATATGACGAACTAAACCGCGGAGAGAAATCGAAGCTTCGTGATGCGGTCATTGATATTAAAAAGAAACCCTTCTCTGTACTTTTTGTCGGAATTGAGGATTATGCCACAGATGGTGATCATGGCCGTTCAGATTCACTTATTGTCGCAACAATTAACCCTCAAGACAAAACGATGAAAATGGTTAGTATCCCCCGTGACACACGCGTACAGCTTGCAAGTGACACGACAGGAAGTAAAGAAAAGATCAATGCAGCATATGCTAAAGGCGGTAAAGACGAAACGATTGAAACTGTCGAACAATTCTTGAATATTCCGATTGATAAATATGCGACCGTTGATTTTGACGGATTCAAGGATGTCATTGATGAAGTCGGTGGAATTGATATCGATGTTCCATTTGACTTCAATGAAAAAAGTGATGTGAAAAAATCGAAAAAGATTTATTTCAAAAAAGGCAATATGCATTTAAACGGGGAAGAAGCACTTGCTTACGCGCGGATGAGAAAACAAGATCCACGCGGTGATTTCGGACGTAATGATCGTCAGAAACAAATTTTACGTGCAATGATTGATCAAATGTCGAAGGCAAATAACATCGCGAACGTGGATAATATCGCTAAAGAAGTCAGTGATCATATTACGACCAACTTCCGTATCACAGAAGGTCTAGCGCTTCAGCAAATCTACAGCGGGTTTAAGGGAGACGACACAGAAACACTTTCTATTAAAGGGTCGGATCTTTATTTAGGGCCAAATCGAACGTATTACTTTGAGCCAGATCAAACCAATCTAGCTAACGTACAAAAT
Encoded proteins:
- a CDS encoding DEAD/DEAH box helicase, with amino-acid sequence MNMDKAMELGQHLQSRHLLTAETRCSQSDLDWLEEKGLVIRTPAIERKANGLICCRCGVSKNRYFAHSSCDKCQKDCVYCRSCIMMGKTTECGFLYEWTGPQMEEACHSELTWQGNLSKGQKRASEKLIEAIKNKSDLLIWAVCGAGKTEVLFHGIEYALHQGMSVCIATPRTDVVLELEPRLKKAFQGMKIAVLYGGSPQRFQIAPLVIATTHQLMRYKHAFDVLIIDEVDAFPYSIDERLQFAVLKAMRKKGVRVYLSATPSKKMIRDVSRGQLEAIKIPLRFHQQPLPVPSFQWIGHWKKKLKKNQLPPKVMNLMQKHITKKRRVLLFVPSISTMKKVTKVLRKHHLNVEGVSADDPDRKQKVQQFRDYKYDVLVTTTILERGVTISNVQVGVLGAESTIFTESALVQISGRAGRHPDFFKGDVFFFHFGLTRSMKQAKKHIVKMNDTAEKEFSEK
- a CDS encoding DegV family protein — protein: MKIAVVTDSTAYIPQELRDKHHIHMIPLNVIFGNESYREEIEMDWKTYYEEVKKHKDLPTTSQPAFGELIELYEKLSETYDAVISIHLSSGISGTYNSAASANDLVDGIDIYPFDTETSCMAQGFYVIEAAEKIQAGASPEEVLAHLNYLKENQRAYFMVDDLTHLQRGGRLNGAQAFIGSLLKVKPILHFDNKLIVPFEKIRTRKKAISRMFELFDEDASRGVPMRATVIHGNREEEVDDLIAHLSEKYPHVEFYKSYFGAVIGTHLGEGSLALGWLIR
- the degU gene encoding two-component system response regulator DegU → MTKVNIVIIDDHQLFREGVKRILDFEPTFEVVAEGDDGDEAARIVEHYHPDVVIMDINMPNVNGVEATKQLVELYPESKVIILSIHDDENYVTHALKTGARGYLLKEMDADTLIEAVKVVADGGSYLHPKVTHNLVNEFRRLATSGVSAHPQHEVYPEIRRPLHILTRRECEVLQMLADGKSNRGIGESLFISEKTVKNHVSNILQKMNVNDRTQAVVVAIKNGWVEMR
- a CDS encoding sensor histidine kinase, encoding MTTPKMDPKLLDSIIMKMLSTVDGSKDEVFRIGEQSRQQYESLVEELKQIKQQVNEVIDFGDKLEVHTRHARNRLSEVSRNFNKFSEEEIREAYEKAHNLQVELTMIQQREKQLRERRDDLERRLLSLQDVIERSETLVSQITVVLNYLNQDLRQVGVLLEDAQAKQDFGLRIIEAQEEERKRVSREIHDGPAQMLANVMMRSELIERIFRDRGTEEGFKEIRSLRQNVRNALYEVRRIIYDLRPMALDDLGLIPTLRKYLNTIEEYDGKTKITFQCLGDTESERIASQFEVALFRLAQEAVTNSLKHSEAEEISVKVEVTKDFVTLIIKDDGKGFDMKDVKTNKNKSFGLLGMKERVDLLEGKMTIDSKIGLGTFIMIRVPLTLQNKIVK
- a CDS encoding YigZ family protein; its protein translation is MLHRYLTVKSRGEHEIVIEKSRFICHIQRAVSEEEAQAFIQSIKKQHWNATHNCSAYLIGEHDLIQKANDDGEPSGTAGVPMLEVLKKRKLKDTVVVVTRYFGGIKLGAGGLIRAYGKSVSEAINHVGMVERCLMRTMHTTIDYTWLGKVENELRASSFQLKEIHYAEDVIFETYVEETQTEQFIEWMTELTNGKSVTKEGELIYLEKDIGPIKETDEWHNE
- a CDS encoding LCP family protein, encoding MAQRVKVRVRKKKSKKKKIFKRILVLFLLLIICMGGFAVYKIVNTLQAADKTYDELNRGEKSKLRDAVIDIKKKPFSVLFVGIEDYATDGDHGRSDSLIVATINPQDKTMKMVSIPRDTRVQLASDTTGSKEKINAAYAKGGKDETIETVEQFLNIPIDKYATVDFDGFKDVIDEVGGIDIDVPFDFNEKSDVKKSKKIYFKKGNMHLNGEEALAYARMRKQDPRGDFGRNDRQKQILRAMIDQMSKANNIANVDNIAKEVSDHITTNFRITEGLALQQIYSGFKGDDTETLSIKGSDLYLGPNRTYYFEPDQTNLANVQNALRTHLKLPTEPSTETNPSSGETGSSDTTNPSSTSGQ